One genomic window of Coffea eugenioides isolate CCC68of chromosome 1, Ceug_1.0, whole genome shotgun sequence includes the following:
- the LOC113783661 gene encoding laccase-3-like encodes MRTPWADGPEYVTQCPIQPGGTYTYRFTVENQEGTLWWHAHSRWLRATVYGALVIFPKQGFAYPFAKPKLDVPIILGEWWKRDIISVMRQALFTGAAPNVSDAYTINGQPGDLYRCSNRGTFKVYVNSGDTVLLRVINAALNQQLFFTIANHQLTVVGADASYHKPFSTRVIMLGPGQTTDVLLNANQRAGRYYMAARAYATARGAPFDNTTTTAILEYRNSRTGSFSRPILPQLPAFNDTATTTAFTSQLRSIPSNYKVPTQIDDSLFFTVGLGFVNCNPGPTCQGPNNTRFAASMNNVSFVLPRRTSLLQAYYQNIPGIYTLDFPPVPPVQFNYTGTVPRSQWQPVFGTKLYKLKFGANVQIVLQDTGIFSTEDHPIHLHGYHFFVVGQGFGNFNPQTDTGNFNLVDPPSRNTIDVPVGGWAVIRFVADNPGVWLFHCHIDSHLAWGLAMSFIVENGRGELQTVEPPPADLPRC; translated from the exons ATGAGAACCCCCTGGGCAGATGGTCCTGAATATGTTACTCAATGCCCGATCCAACCTGGAGGAACTTACACTTACCGCTTCACCGTTGAAAATCAGGAGGGTACTCTATGGTGGCACGCTCACAGCAGATGGCTCAGAGCTACCGTCTACGGAGCACTTGTCATCTTCCCTAAGCAAGGATTCGCATATCCCTTTGCGAAACCCAAGCTAGATGTCCCCATTATTCTTG GAGAATGGTGGAAGAGGGACATCATCAGTGTCATGAGACAGGCTCTCTTTACCGGGGCAGCCCCAAATGTTTCTGATGCCTATACAATCAATGGTCAACCTGGTGACCTCTACAGATGCTCCAACCGAG GTACTTTCAAGGTCTATGTGAACTCAGGGGATACAGTTCTCCTGAGAGTCATCAACGCTGCACTCAATCAACAACTCTTCTTCACCATCGCCAACCATCAACTCACTGTTGTTGGTGCTGATGCCTCCTACCACAAACCCTTTTCAACCAGAGTCATCATGCTCGGACCTGGACAGACCACCGATGTCCTCCTGAATGCTAATCAGCGAGCGGGGCGGTACTATATGGCTGCACGCGCCTACGCCACCGCTAGAGGTGCCCCGTTTGATAACACCACCACTACAGCCATCCTTGAATACAGAAATTCCAGAACCGGGTCATTCTCGAGACCTATTTTGCCTCAGCTTCCAGCCTTCAATGATACAGCCACCACGACCGCATTCACCAGCCAGTTGAGGAGCATTCCTTCCAATTATAAAGTTCCCACTCAGATTGATGACAGCTTGTTCTTTACTGTAGGATTAGGCTTTGTCAACTGCAACCCTGGGCCTACATGCCAAGGGCCTAACAATACACGCTTTGCGGCTAGCATGAACAATGTCTCCTTTGTGCTCCCCAGGAGAACCTCCCTCCTGCAAGCCTATTACCAAAACATACCCGGAATTTACACCTTAGATTTCCCACCAGTTCCGCCTGTCCAATTCAACTATACAGGAACTGTACCGCGATCCCAGTGGCAGCCTGTTTTTGGGACTAAGctatataagctgaaatttggtgCAAATGTACAGATCGTGTTGCAAGACACGGGAATCTTCTCAACAGAGGACCACCCTATTCATCTTCACGGCTACCATTTCTTCGTTGTGGGACAAGGTTTTGGCAACTTCAATCCTCAGACAGATACTGGAAATTTCAACCTTGTTGATCCGCCATCGCGCAATACAATTGATGTACCCGTTGGTGGATGGGCAGTCATCCGCTTCGTGGCCGACAATCCAG GGGTTTGGCTATTCCACTGTCACATTGATTCCCATCTGGCTTGGGGCCTGGCTATGTCATTCATCGTTGAGAATGGAAGAGGAGAATTACAGACCGTAGAGCCACCACCAGCTGATCTGCCACGATGCTGA
- the LOC113774334 gene encoding laccase-3-like produces the protein MIPRSTTAILSLSVTFIFAAWLANSETHYLEFVVQSTPIKRLCTSRSILTVNGQFPGPTIEVRDGDSLVIKVINRALYNVTIHWHGIRQRGTQWADGPEYVTQCPIQPGAAYTYRFTIQDQDGTLWWHAHSRWIRATVYGALVIYPKLGVPYPFQNHPDKDFPVILGEWWDTDILSIMRQALFSGAAPNVSDACTINGQPGDFYRCSSLDTATFYVEAGDTVLLRVINAALNQQLFFTVANHMLTVVGADAAYNKPFTTRVIMVGPGQTTNVLLTADQPPARYYMATRAYATAQGAPFDNTTATAILEYNSVPCHSRKGSLYTPVLPRLPPYNGTATVASFTSQFRSLSSSNAQIPTDIDENLFITVGLGFYNCLPSPTCQGPNATRFASSMNNVSFVLPRRASLLQAYYQSIPGVYTTDFPPVPPIQFDYTGNVPRALWQPVRGTKLYKLKYGSKVQIVFQDTGIFSTEDHPIHLHGHQFYVVGQGFGNFNPSRDSTNFNLIDPPERNTIGVPVGGWAAIRFVADNPGVWLMHCHIDAHLTWGLAMAFLVDNGPGLLQSVDRPPLDLPQC, from the exons ATGATACCACGATCCACAACTGCCATACTAAGTCTCTCTGTCACCTTCATCTTTGCAGCATGGCTTGCAAACTCGGAGACTCATTATCTCGAGTTCGTG GTTCAATCGACACCGATAAAGAGGCTTTGTACAAGTCGCAGCATACTAACGGTGAACGGCCAATTCCCGGGGCCAACCATTGAAGTCAGAGACGGAGATTCCCTGGTTATCAAAGTCATCAACAGGGCTCTCTACAACGTCACAATCCATTG GCATGGAATCCGACAGAGAGGAACGCAGTGGGCAGATGGGCCGGAATATGTGACCCAATGTCCAATTCAACCGGGGGCTGCCTACACCTACCGCTTCACCATTCAGGATCAGGACGGCACCCTCTGGTGGCATGCTCATAGCCGATGGATCAGGGCTACTGTCTACGGGGCACTCGTCATCTATCCCAAATTGGGTGTCCCCTACCCTTTTCAAAACCACCCCGATAAAGACTTCCCTGTAATCCTGG GAGAATGGTGGGACACCGACATTCTTAGCATCATGCGACAGGCTTTGTTTAGCGGTGCTGCTCCAAATGTGTCTGATGCATGTACCATCAATGGCCAACCTGGTGATTTCTACAGATGCTCTAGCCTAG ATACGGCAACATTTTACGTGGAGGCGGGCGACACAGTTCTGTTGAGAGTCATCAATGCTGCACTGAATCAGCAACTTTTCTTTACCGTGGCTAACCACATGCTCACTGTTGTTGGAGCTGACGCTGCTTATAACAAGCCTTTCACCACCAGAGTGATCATGGTTGGACCAGGTCAGACAACTAATGTACTCCTTACTGCTGATCAGCCTCCGGCCCGTTATTACATGGCGACGAGGGCCTACGCTACTGCCCAAGGTGCACCATTTGACAACACAACCGCCACGGCAATCTTAGAGTACAACTCTGTTCCGTGTCATTCCAGAAAGGGCTCCTTATATACACCAGTCTTGCCACGTTTACCACCTTACAATGGCACAGCAACAGTTGCTTCCTTCACTAGCCAATTCAGGAGCCTTTCTTCCTCCAATGCCCAAATTCCCACTGATATTGATGAGAACCTGTTCATTACAGTGGGATTAGGATTCTACAACTGCCTTCCTAGCCCTACTTGTCAGGGACCTAATGCTACTCGTTTTGCTTCAAGCATGAATAATGTCTCATTTGTTCTGCCCAGACGGGCATCTTTATTGCAAGCCTACTACCAAAGCATTCCAGGCGTCTATACCACAGACTTTCCTCCTGTTCCTCCTATTCAGTTTGACTATACCGGAAATGTGCCTCGTGCATTGTGGCAGCCCGTTAGAGGGACTAAGCTGTACAAGCTGAAGTATGGTTCTAAGGTCCAAATTGTGTTCCAAGATACGGGAATATTCTCAACTGAGGATCATCCGATCCATCTTCACGGGCACCAGTTTTATGTAGTTGGACAGGGTTTTGGAAACTTCAATCCAAGTAGAGATTCTACCAATTTCAACCTAATTGATCCGCCAGAAAGGAATACCATCGGTGTGCCGGTTGGTGGGTGGGCAGCTATCCGTTTTGTGGCTGACAATCCAG GAGTTTGGTTGATGCATTGTCACATAGATGCCCATCTCACCTGGGGCTTGGCTATGGCTTTCTTGGTTGATAATGGCCCTGGATTGCTGCAGTCAGTGGATAGACCTCCATTAGACCTGCCTCAATGCTAA
- the LOC113774340 gene encoding cation/H(+) antiporter 24-like yields MGPSVLSRSKKFRSYFFPDTADFVLKNIGILGFMYFLFISGVKTDLTVVKKAGRKHWCIALISTLVPMICTLAVAIPLRKSMEKELAKPSSILGTSTLFALSTFPVLQLIIKELNLLSSEIGRLALLIAVISDIIGINCVIAFEAAKQEEGNSMAGLWYFISLIVFMISIFGGLRQAMLWIVKTTPEGKQVDQIYVIAILLGVVVAGFLTDMFGIAIANGPLWLGLAVPDGPPLGAVLVDKSETIVMDLLLPFSYTFVGLLTDVSSMSGNWSILQPIFLVAFIGCIAKVISTWLASRFCGMSLKESLAFSLLLNARGQVELLLFIHWMDFKMITIPYFTMLVLFTTAVTAVAIPLFSILYDPTRPYMVNKRRNIQHNPPNTELRIVALIHSEENVAGIINLLEVSNPTCNSPFSVFAVHLVELIARAVPIFIDHEKEGLDSEHTNLSSVHKALKHFEEAKREQIKLHCYTSITAKRSMYQDICGLALEKKASLIILPYHGEQLDNNLETEGVPSINCDVLAHAPCSVGIFVHRGSSNTHLLGTPSITSVYHFAVLFLGGADAREALVYADRMAGNLNVLVTVIRFLSNDSLGDNRMEKKLDDGLVTWFWVKHEGNNHVIYREVVVRNGEETLAAIRGMSNNNYDLWIVGRMHGINPVIIQGLADWSKHTELGLIGDYLFCSDLGSRASILVVQQQILRG; encoded by the exons ATGGGGCCGTCTGTTTTAAGCAGAAGTAAGAAGTTCCGTTCATATTTCTTCCCGGATACCGCCGACTTTGTGTTGAAAAATATTGGAATCCTGGGTTTCATGTATTTCCTTTTTATATCTGGAGTGAAAACGGATCTCACGGTGGTAAAAAAGGCAGGAAGGAAACATTGGTGCATAGCGCTAATTAGTACCTTGGTTCCAATGATATGTACGCTAGCAGTGGCAATTCCCCTTCGGAAGTCCATGGAGAAAGAACTTGCTAAACCTTCATCCATTTTGGGAACTTCCACCTTATTTGCTCTGTCAACGTTTCCTGTTCTTCAGCTTATAATCAAAGAGTTAAACCTTTTGAGCTCTGAAATTGGACGCTTGGCCTTGTTAATAGCAGTGATCAGTGACATAATAGGAATTAATTGCGTCATTGCATTTGAGGCAGCCaaacaagaagaaggaaatagTATGGCTGGCTTGTGGTATTTTATTTccttgattgtttttatgattTCAATATTTGGTGGCCTTCGCCAAGCTATGCTTTGGATTGTCAAGACCACACCCGAGGGGAAACAAGTGGACCAAATCTATGTCATTGCCATATTGCTCGGTGTCGTGGTTGCGGGTTTTCTTACAGATATGTTTGGCATAGCCATCGCTAATGGACCGCTATGGCTGGGATTGGCTGTCCCAGATGGCCCTCCATTGGGAGCAGTCCTCGTGGATAAGAGCGAGACGATTGTCATGGACCTTCTCCTCCCATTTTCGTACACATTTGTTGGCTTGCTCACCGATGTGTCTTCAATGAGCGGTAACTGGTCGATTCTGCAGCCAATTTTTCTCGTGGCTTTTATAGGGTGCATAGCCAAAGTCATTTCAACTTGGCTGGCCTCTCGCTTCTGTGGTATGTCACTTAAGGAGAGCCTCGCATTTAGCCTACTGCTGAATGCAAGAGGTCAGGTGGAACTATTGTTGTTCATCCACTGGATGGATTTTAAG ATGATAACAATCCCGTATTTTACAATGCTGGTGCTGTTTACGACTGCAGTGACGGCTGTGGCAATTCCCCTATTCAGCATACTATATGATCCCACAAGGCCTTATATGGTTAACAAGCGAAGAAACATTCAACATAACCCTCCAAACACGGAACTGCGAATTGTAGCTCTCATTCACAGTGAAGAAAATGTTGCTGGGATCATAAATCTGCTAGAAGTATCAAATCCAACTTGTAACAGCCCCTTCTCAGTCTTTGCTGTGCACCTTGTCGAGCTCATTGCCCGTGCTGTTCCTATTTTTATAGACCACGAGAAAGAGGGGCTGGACTCCGAGCACACCAACCTAAGTTCAGTTCACAAGGCCCTAAAACATTTTGAGGAAGCCAAAAGGGAACAGATAAAGTTACATTGCTATACATCAATTACCGCCAAGAGAAGCATGTACCAGGACATTTGTGGACTTGCTCTTGAGAAGAAAGCTTCTCTTATTATCTTGCCTTATCACGGAGAGCAATTGGATAACAACCTCGAAACAGAAGGGGTTCCATCAATCAACTGCGATGTATTAGCGCACGCTCCTTGCTCGGTAGGGATTTTTGTGCATAGGGGCTCTTCCAATACGCATCTTCTCGGTACTCCCTCGATAACTTCTGTATACCACTTCGCTGTTCTGTTCTTGGGTGGAGCAGATGCTAGGGAAGCACTTGTTTATGCCGATAGGATGGCTGGGAATCTTAATGTGTTAGTTACCGTTATTCGATTTCTCTCAAATGATAGCCTGGGGGATAATAGGATGGAAAAGAAACTTGACGATGGACTTGTAACATGGTTTTGGGTGAAGCATGAGGGGAATAATCATGTTATTTACCGGGAGGTAGTAGTTAGAAATGGTGAAGAAACTCTTGCTGCAATTAGGGGAATGAGCAACAATAATTACGATCTCTGGATTGTGGGGAGGATGCATGGGATAAATCCAGTAATAATACAAGGTTTAGCAGACTGGAGTAAGCACACTGAACTAGGATTAATAGGAGATTATCTTTTCTGTTCGGATTTAGGTAGCAGAGCTTCTATCTTAGTGGTGCAACAACAGATTTTGAGAGGGTAG